From the Vibrio tubiashii ATCC 19109 genome, the window CTCGTCCATAGGCACATTTTGCTTCAGCTTGATAGTCAGAGCTTGAGAGTGACAACGCATCGCGCCAATACGAACACAGGTTCCATCAATTGGCACTGGTGCATCACTGAAACCAAGAATCTTGTTCGCTTCAACTCCTGCTTTCCACTCTTCTTTGCTTTGACCATTGTCGCGCTTAACATCAATCCAAGGGATCAGAGAGCCTGCTAGTGGCACACCGAACTTATCTGTTGGGAAAGAGCCGCCGCGCATGGTGTCAGCGACTTTCTTGTCGATATCTAGAATTGAACTTGAAGGATTAGCTAGCTCAGAGCTGACGGAATCATTGATCACACCCATTTGCGATATCAACTCACGCATGTTTTGAGCGCCCGCACCCGAAGCCGCTTGGTAAGTCATCGCGCTTGTCCACTCAACCAGACCTTTCTCAAATAGGCCACCTAAACCCATCAGCATCAAACTCACTGTACAGTTACCACCAACAAAGGTATTTGTACCACCGTGGATACCTTGTTGGATCTGGCTTAGGTTGACAGGGTCTAATGTAATAATCGAATCTTGCGCCATACGTAAAGTTGATGCGGCATCAATCCAGTAGCCTTTCCAACCTGCTTGGCGTAGTGCTGGGTAGACTTTTTCCGTGTAGCTACCACCTTGACAAGTGATCACTGCATCTAGCTGTTTTAGGCTCTCAATATCGAAAGCATCTTGAAGTAGGCCTGCCTCTTTACCTAAGTTAGGTGCAGGAATACCGATCTGAGATGTGCTGTAAAAAACTGGCTCAATAAGGTCAAAATCTTTCTCTTCAACCATTCGCTGCATTAGCACAGAACCCACCATGCCACGCCAACCGACTAAACCTACTCTCATTCTCAACTCTCCGTGTATTCAATTTTAAAAAGGGAATAGCTCAATATTCAATTTTCGCAGCAAAATCTCAAGAGAAAATTGCATCAAATCTGTAACTTTTATTTCTTATTTCCTTAATGCCGACCAGAAGCCTTGTTTTGTAGACTTTTTCACCACTTGTTATTTACCTCTACAAAAACACGCCACAGACAAAACAACAACGAAAAGTTCGTGCCACACAATATTTACAATTAGAAACAACTATCACGATAAGATTTAACGTTTAACCACATTTTTAACTAGCAATAATTTAATCAACAGACACAACTCACACGAAAGCGACAATTTATCGAAATATTATTCTATCTAATGTAGAGTGCCCTACGTCCTTAAAAAGGGGTTAACACTCCTTCGTAAGCAGAACTGTTCCCCTGTTTACATTTGCTAATAAACAATTAAGAGGCTCCGTATGACACAACATACTCCCCGTCTGCCAAGCTTGATGCAGGTTGTTGTCTCCCTTGGGTTATTCTTGCTAATGGCGTTTTCGTTCACCGCCAAACTTGATTTACCCATTCAGCTAGCTCTATACATTGGCTGGTTCATTATCATCGTTTTAGGTATCCGTTTAGGTCACAAATACAAAGAGTTAGAAAAAGCAGCTCTGAACGGAATTTCTAACGGACTAGGTGCCGTACTCATTTTACTTGCCGTTGGTGCTTTGGTCGGTACCTGGATCTCAGGTGGTATTGTTCCAACTATCATCTACTATGGTCTGAAAGCTATCCATCCTTCAATTTTCCTTTTAGCCACGATGATCATCTGTTCCCTAACCGCTCTGGCGACAGGCACATCATGGGGCGCTGCGGGTACTGCTGGTATCGCGATGATGGGTATCGGTCAAGGTCTTGGTGTTCCTGCTCCAATTACCGCAGGTGCAGTGCTATCAGGCTGTTACTTCGGCGATAAGATGTCTCCGCTGTCAGACTCAGTTATCTTGGCTTCATCAATGTCTAACGTTGAAGTAGTTGAGCACATTAAAGGCATGCTGCCAGTTGCCCTGATCAGTTACATTATTACCGGAATCATGTTTACTGCGTTTGGCTTCCACTACGCGGGTAATGTTGATATGTCTCAGGTGCAATCTGTTATCCAAGCGATGGAGCAACAGTTCTACATTACACCTTACTCTTTTGTGCCTGTGGTTATCGTGCTTGGTTTACTCGCGATGCGCATGCCTTCTTTCCCGGTCATCAGCTTTGGCTCACTGCTGGGTATTATCTGGGCAGTGATGATTCAAGACGTAGACTTCCTACAAGCATTCAATACCGCTTGGGCACCTTTTGAGATTGAATCAGGCGTTGGTTTCATAGATTCGATTCTTAACCGTGGTGGCATGTCATCAATGCTTGGTTCAGTGGCGGTTATCGTATTTGGTTTAGGTTTCGGCGGCCTACTAGATAAAGTCGGTGTACTAGAAACGATTGCTAAACTGTTTGAGCGTCGCGTTCAAAGCGCTGGTTCTCTAGCAACTAGCACCATTGGTACTGCATTTATGGGTAACGTATTTGGCTCAGCGATGTACGTATCTCTTATCCTAACGCCTAAGATCTGTGCTAAGAACTACGACCGTTTGGGTTACAAACGCAAGAACCTGTCACGTAATGCAGAGTTTGGTGGCACATTGACTTCAGGTATGGTGCCATGGAGTGACAACGGTATCTACATGGCGAGTATTCTTGGTGTCGCAACCCTCTCTTACGCGCCGTTTATGTGGTTGAGCTTCGTATGTATCATCGTCACCATAATCACTTCTTACATGGGTTGGTTTGTTGATAAGTGTGAACCGACGGCGACCGTAGAAGTTGCTGACGAAGAAACAGAGTTAGCTAAGCAAACAGCTTAAACCCACTCAACAAATAGCAAAAGCGCCTCAACTGAGGCGCTTTTTTATTGCTTATCTAATCGACCTTCTTGGCCGCGCTCCGTTTACCTAACAGGTAACCTAAGCCTAACGGCGCGAAGAAAATAGCAACGATAAACAACACAAAGTAGATGATAGTGCTCTTAATCAATACCACGAGCTTATCCATCGCAAGAGCAACAACGTCTTGCGAAACTTTATCAATATCTCGGGCAAACTTTTCTCTTTCGGCACTAATGATTAAAGCAATTTCAGCCCGTTCACGGGCGACCATCTGCTCCAACGCCTGACGCTCAGAACTTAATTGCTCCAACCTATCTGCAGTACGATTGTCAATCTCTTGCACCAGCGGCTTAAGTTGAATCGACATTTGACGAGCAAGGTCTTCCATATACTGAGGGTTGTTGTTAACGAAATCTTGGAACGACTCAGACGTGAGCTGAATACTCTTAAGCGTTTCTGTCAGTTGTTCACCACTAACGCTACTGTTCATCGCGATAAGCTGCGCCTTCCAAGTCATGAGTTTAGGCGTCTGCTCAGAGACTAAACTTAATCGGTCAGACACATCCCCTAACGCTTCTGGCATAGTCCCGAGGGTTGAAACCGCTTCATCTTCACTAATTTCATGCGCTTGTAACCAAGCTCGATAAGCCGGAGTACGGATGAAAGAGAGATCTTCAAATGGATGAGCGCGAGCGAAATCCGTCACAAACTGCTTCGTCGATTTATAGTGCGTCCCTTTAAATAATGATTTCGCCAGTTTATCGATTTCATTGGTTAACTGATTGGATACTTGCTGAGCATGTGGTGTGCTAAATAGCTCTTTACCCGCACCCGATGCGAAAAACTGATTCATCTGCTCGGTAAACACCCAAGCATCGACCAGAGCGGCAGTTGGATTGACTTGGTAAGTCGATTGCTGGATACCCTCTTCCGCATTTATTTTCCATAGTAAGACGTAGGATTGGTGCACTTTATCCTGTGAGTCATAACTGGCAGAGATAGCATCTGCGGCTTGCTCGACTTGAGAAAAAAACTGTTGGGTATACTCACGCGTCAGCAAACGCATGTTCAGCTCTTGTTGGGTTAGCGGCGTAGTTTGGCTATCAAACTTAACCTCGAGTAATGAACAGCCACCACTCAACAAAATAGCAGTTAGAAGCCAAATTTTAGCAAAACGGCTCATTTGAATTTTCAACCTCAAATAGACATAAAATACGCGCGATATTCTATACCTTAAAAGTCAGAATACAGTTAACTATTGATAGTATTACGCTCTTTTAAGAAAACTCTGGCTTCTTCAATAGCGCGATCTAGGCGAACTTTCAGCTCTTCAACCGTGCTTGCCTCGACGTTTTTGGTATCTTTGAGCGCGACTTCAACTTTACCCGCTGCTTCACGTAACTTAGTCGCACCTAGGTTGCCTCCTACCCCTTTTAAACTATGGGCTTTTCGTTGTGCTTCTTCAGGAGATTCGTTAACTAGTTGAACGATTTTATCCGCATCTCCGGTGTGATCTTCAATAAAGACTTCAAGCAACATACACACCGATTCCATATCGTTGTTTAACGACTCAAGCATCTTGTCGAAATCAATTTCACTTTCGTTCGCTTCCGATATTGGCGGTATAGGTTCCGCTTGAGCGTTCGGACTCTCGATAACGGGCTCAATAGGCGCTTGCGGTGCAGTCACGACACTGTTGGCAACTGGTGACGGACTTGCTGCACTTTCTTCAGGTTCAGGTGTTGATGGTTTTGTCTCTTTTTCGTCCTGTAGAGTTGGAATTCGAGTTGGTTTGGTTTCACTGGCACGCAGGAGTGATAAATAACCGCCCAGAATAACCAAGGTCAGTAAGACCCCGAGAATAACATGTCGAATAAGCAGTTGATCAAACTCCCCACGTAGCACACTGATCTGATTCAGCACATCGTGAGTTTGCAGTTTCTCTACAATATATCGACCTTGCGCGTAGCCACCTAAGACAGAAGAGACTTGTGCCAATACCTGTTGTAGGTCTTGGCGCTCTTTAGCCGATAATTGATTAGATTGAGAGTATATATTGTCGAGGTCTCGATAAACTTGGGGGCTAGAGGCGCTATCACCAAACACGGCTTCAAGCATGTTGGTACTAAGGCGGAAGTAAACCACTTCTGTGCTCTGTCCCTGATAGCGCTCACGCATGGTACCAATCTGGTCGACCAAGCTCAGGAGATCAAGGTTGTTATCTAGATAGACTTGGGACTGCTCGATAAAGCGATCAGTGGTAAACAATAATCGGTTAATGTCTGGCAATAACCAACTGCTTTGATAGTGGGCATCAAGCTGAAGACGCAGGGCGTAGATAAGCTGCAAGTTAAGAGATTGAGAATCCGCCATGTTTTCTCTATATGGCGAATCAAAAGAAAAAGCATCACGCAATTCTTGGATGCTCGTGCCTAATTCATAGACCTGTTCTTTAGTAGATTCGATTGAACGGTAACTGCTCGCGATTACAGCAATACTCACAACCCATACTGCTAACAATATCCAGCCAATTTTAAGCGCTTTCCCATCCATGCTCTTGCCTGTAGATAAATCCCTAGTAATACAAGAATATACACTATCAAGCAGAAGTGGAGGACTAACTAGCAAAATGTTGCAGTCAGTCCTATTCTAGAGAGGCTATTTATTACGTGTTAACTGGTCACGTAGATTTGGTGGTGTGCCTTTGATCGTTAACGTATCGGTTTCTGGATCGTAAAAAATACGCTCACCAAGCAATAAACTATCAAAACTTACATTCAGGCCACCGCCCGCACCTACATACTTAGTCAGCTTGCGTACGGCAGTGCGATCACCAGGGAAACTCTCTTCTAGTTCGTAGCCTTGTTCTTGAGTGTAATCCAAGAAGCTAGTGCCATCTTGAGAAGGAGGCAGTTCACCGGACAGTTCACGAACTTGAACTTCATCACCTGATTTTATTTGCTCATTGCAGTAATCAGCGACTTGCTTTTTGTAGCTGATAGCTTCGTCTTTCTCTAACTTAGAGTCGGCACAGAAATCTTCAACCGCTTGCATCAACACTTGGTTTTGTACTTTGGTGTCTAAACCGACTTCTGCTTGTAAGAAATCGAGGAAAAAGTCAGCCACTTTACGACCGACACGACCTTTGATGTAAGCTAAGTAGCGATTTGACTCTTTGTCAGTCTCGAAGCTGGTTAAGTCGATTCGCGCTGCGATGTCCATCTTGCTTAAGTCAAGATAGTCCGTTGCGCTGATCTCTAGACCTTCTGTCACCTTAAGGCTTTGATTTGATGGAATGATCGCCACAAAAAGATAATCTGTTGCCAGTGACTGATATTCAGCAAAAACTAAGATACCTTCGTCAGCAAACGGGTATTTTGATAATTCATCTTTAAGGCGGTTAGCACTTAACTGTGAGAAATCGTAAAAGTTTTGATTTCCTTGACGAAGATCTTGCAACCAGTTGTTAAATTCGCTGTCAGACTTAAAAGAACCAAAGCCTTTACCGGCTTTCGAGTTGAACACACGATGAAGCTCGGCAACTAGGTCTTCGGTCGAAGTATCATTAGATAGAGACTCTGAACGAAAGTTAACAACTAGTTCATCTGCGTCGTTTTTCTGTAATTGATGTAGGATAACGTTTGAAAGATGAAGGCTCATGATGAAATTTATCGCCGCGTAGGTTTCAGTTGCGTGGCATTGTAGGTTATCATAAGCCGCTTTACTATCATCATTAGAGTCTTTATGCCGATTACATCTAAATACAGCGACGAACAAGTAGAACAAATCCTTACTGAAGTAGCTGCGGTACTTGAAAAACATGCAGCGGGTCCAGAGCTTGCGTTAATGATTGCTGGAAATATCGCTACCAATGTCTTAAATCAAGATGTTGCTGCTTCACAACGCAAAGCAATTGCTGAAAAATTTGCAGAAGCGCTTGTTTCTTCAATTGAAGATAAAAAACACTAAAAATAATAACGGACAATAGAACACTTACATGGTCGATAACGGAAATACATACGGTGAACGCGTATCGCGTTTAGTGGGATG encodes:
- a CDS encoding YejL family protein, with translation MPITSKYSDEQVEQILTEVAAVLEKHAAGPELALMIAGNIATNVLNQDVAASQRKAIAEKFAEALVSSIEDKKH
- the nhaC gene encoding Na+/H+ antiporter NhaC — translated: MTQHTPRLPSLMQVVVSLGLFLLMAFSFTAKLDLPIQLALYIGWFIIIVLGIRLGHKYKELEKAALNGISNGLGAVLILLAVGALVGTWISGGIVPTIIYYGLKAIHPSIFLLATMIICSLTALATGTSWGAAGTAGIAMMGIGQGLGVPAPITAGAVLSGCYFGDKMSPLSDSVILASSMSNVEVVEHIKGMLPVALISYIITGIMFTAFGFHYAGNVDMSQVQSVIQAMEQQFYITPYSFVPVVIVLGLLAMRMPSFPVISFGSLLGIIWAVMIQDVDFLQAFNTAWAPFEIESGVGFIDSILNRGGMSSMLGSVAVIVFGLGFGGLLDKVGVLETIAKLFERRVQSAGSLATSTIGTAFMGNVFGSAMYVSLILTPKICAKNYDRLGYKRKNLSRNAEFGGTLTSGMVPWSDNGIYMASILGVATLSYAPFMWLSFVCIIVTIITSYMGWFVDKCEPTATVEVADEETELAKQTA
- the asd gene encoding aspartate-semialdehyde dehydrogenase, translated to MRVGLVGWRGMVGSVLMQRMVEEKDFDLIEPVFYSTSQIGIPAPNLGKEAGLLQDAFDIESLKQLDAVITCQGGSYTEKVYPALRQAGWKGYWIDAASTLRMAQDSIITLDPVNLSQIQQGIHGGTNTFVGGNCTVSLMLMGLGGLFEKGLVEWTSAMTYQAASGAGAQNMRELISQMGVINDSVSSELANPSSSILDIDKKVADTMRGGSFPTDKFGVPLAGSLIPWIDVKRDNGQSKEEWKAGVEANKILGFSDAPVPIDGTCVRIGAMRCHSQALTIKLKQNVPMDEIEEMIATHNDWVKVIPNDRDITAQELTPAKVTGTLSIPVGRLRKMAMGDDFLNAFTVGDQLLWGAAEPLRRTLRIILNEIA
- a CDS encoding Hpt domain-containing protein is translated as MDGKALKIGWILLAVWVVSIAVIASSYRSIESTKEQVYELGTSIQELRDAFSFDSPYRENMADSQSLNLQLIYALRLQLDAHYQSSWLLPDINRLLFTTDRFIEQSQVYLDNNLDLLSLVDQIGTMRERYQGQSTEVVYFRLSTNMLEAVFGDSASSPQVYRDLDNIYSQSNQLSAKERQDLQQVLAQVSSVLGGYAQGRYIVEKLQTHDVLNQISVLRGEFDQLLIRHVILGVLLTLVILGGYLSLLRASETKPTRIPTLQDEKETKPSTPEPEESAASPSPVANSVVTAPQAPIEPVIESPNAQAEPIPPISEANESEIDFDKMLESLNNDMESVCMLLEVFIEDHTGDADKIVQLVNESPEEAQRKAHSLKGVGGNLGATKLREAAGKVEVALKDTKNVEASTVEELKVRLDRAIEEARVFLKERNTINS
- the yejK gene encoding nucleoid-associated protein YejK, giving the protein MSLHLSNVILHQLQKNDADELVVNFRSESLSNDTSTEDLVAELHRVFNSKAGKGFGSFKSDSEFNNWLQDLRQGNQNFYDFSQLSANRLKDELSKYPFADEGILVFAEYQSLATDYLFVAIIPSNQSLKVTEGLEISATDYLDLSKMDIAARIDLTSFETDKESNRYLAYIKGRVGRKVADFFLDFLQAEVGLDTKVQNQVLMQAVEDFCADSKLEKDEAISYKKQVADYCNEQIKSGDEVQVRELSGELPPSQDGTSFLDYTQEQGYELEESFPGDRTAVRKLTKYVGAGGGLNVSFDSLLLGERIFYDPETDTLTIKGTPPNLRDQLTRNK
- a CDS encoding MPN domain-containing protein, which codes for MSRFAKIWLLTAILLSGGCSLLEVKFDSQTTPLTQQELNMRLLTREYTQQFFSQVEQAADAISASYDSQDKVHQSYVLLWKINAEEGIQQSTYQVNPTAALVDAWVFTEQMNQFFASGAGKELFSTPHAQQVSNQLTNEIDKLAKSLFKGTHYKSTKQFVTDFARAHPFEDLSFIRTPAYRAWLQAHEISEDEAVSTLGTMPEALGDVSDRLSLVSEQTPKLMTWKAQLIAMNSSVSGEQLTETLKSIQLTSESFQDFVNNNPQYMEDLARQMSIQLKPLVQEIDNRTADRLEQLSSERQALEQMVARERAEIALIISAEREKFARDIDKVSQDVVALAMDKLVVLIKSTIIYFVLFIVAIFFAPLGLGYLLGKRSAAKKVD